The following are from one region of the Paenibacillus sp. JZ16 genome:
- a CDS encoding ABC transporter substrate-binding protein → MIKKLSAILLAGALTFSLAACGSSDSADKGTPAKGDKKVIKILHWKQDNINKAVEEINKKFEEKYPEYKIEYTTTGPDDEYKQAQRARITANDVDVLADLSGMRLSPQEWTPGAKVPDWQQWIDTGLIADLSDQAFIKNYNANDIEKAGTYNDKVYAIPTGKVAMSGLFYNKEIFEQNGLSVPKTWSEFIKLNDDLKAKGITPIVVAGKDVWPLKLPVFALQAKILGGGDQQKWIEGVWKGETAYNDEEAIEVLEKMKTLQDNYMIDGFMGIDYATAPSYFATGKAAMLADGSWDAPTVAAANPELKFGYFPLPATEDAAKNSSFVGKYDVTWYAAEKGPNKEGALKWLEFFSEPENYTTFVKAAGFIPTQDNIQTESDFIDSELTPYLGEFELAYEIMMINRQNIGEHLAAEGVHTEFLAPGGPYKTAKELADIQQKEWEAAAPK, encoded by the coding sequence ATGATTAAGAAATTATCAGCAATACTTTTGGCGGGTGCTCTGACTTTCTCGCTAGCGGCTTGCGGAAGCAGCGATTCGGCCGATAAGGGTACACCTGCGAAAGGCGATAAAAAGGTCATCAAAATTTTACACTGGAAACAAGATAACATCAATAAAGCGGTTGAAGAGATCAACAAGAAATTTGAAGAGAAATATCCCGAGTATAAGATCGAGTATACCACTACGGGTCCTGATGACGAATACAAGCAGGCCCAAAGAGCGAGAATTACCGCTAATGACGTTGACGTTTTGGCTGATTTATCGGGTATGAGACTCTCCCCGCAGGAATGGACACCGGGTGCGAAAGTGCCTGATTGGCAGCAGTGGATCGATACAGGCTTGATCGCTGATTTGTCCGACCAAGCCTTCATTAAGAATTATAACGCCAACGATATCGAAAAAGCCGGAACTTATAACGATAAAGTGTATGCTATCCCAACGGGCAAGGTTGCGATGTCCGGCCTGTTCTACAATAAGGAAATCTTCGAACAGAATGGATTGAGCGTACCGAAAACATGGTCAGAGTTCATCAAGCTGAACGATGACCTGAAAGCCAAAGGCATTACCCCGATTGTTGTTGCTGGTAAAGACGTATGGCCATTGAAACTTCCTGTTTTCGCCCTGCAAGCAAAAATTCTGGGTGGCGGAGATCAGCAGAAATGGATTGAAGGCGTTTGGAAAGGCGAGACGGCTTACAACGATGAAGAGGCAATCGAAGTATTGGAAAAAATGAAGACGCTTCAAGACAATTACATGATTGACGGATTCATGGGGATTGATTACGCAACGGCGCCTTCCTATTTTGCCACAGGAAAAGCAGCGATGCTGGCTGATGGCTCTTGGGATGCTCCAACCGTCGCAGCAGCGAATCCGGAGCTGAAATTCGGTTACTTCCCGCTTCCGGCTACGGAAGATGCAGCCAAGAATTCCTCCTTTGTCGGCAAGTATGACGTAACCTGGTATGCAGCCGAGAAGGGACCGAACAAAGAAGGGGCTCTAAAATGGCTTGAGTTCTTCTCCGAGCCGGAAAATTACACCACCTTCGTGAAAGCTGCCGGCTTCATCCCGACACAGGATAACATTCAGACGGAGAGCGACTTTATTGACAGTGAACTGACTCCATATCTCGGAGAGTTCGAATTGGCGTACGAAATCATGATGATTAACCGTCAAAATATCGGCGAGCATTTGGCTGCAGAAGGCGTTCATACGGAATTCCTGGCACCGGGCGGCCCATACAAAACAGCAAAAGAGCTGGCTGACATTCAACAAAAAGAATGGGAAGCTGCCGCTCCAAAATAA
- a CDS encoding LacI family DNA-binding transcriptional regulator: MALNIKTIAKMAGVSVSTVSKIINNYSDVSEETKARVLEIMKETGYTPSNSAKTLATKKSNLIGIIFAGKLNVDFTHPFFVEVLNSFKKQMGVLGYDLLFFSNEKFQGDDADYLGRCRHYQVDGCVIISGEEIEPSIKELDESDIPCIGVDIELFGEMSGHIMSDNYKMSSKVVEHFYLQGLRDLGFIGGSKESEISNMREAGYRNAMESFGLPARAEWFLNGEDFHEASGYKAMTRLIQAGSLPRAIFAASDQIAIGAIQALQEHGLNVPDDVSIIGCDDIEACKYTTPKLTTIRQNKEKIGRLAALMLYDLIHKQSPVSSFVVEPELIVRESCGSNTHNYGYF; the protein is encoded by the coding sequence ATGGCGTTAAACATTAAAACAATCGCTAAAATGGCCGGGGTATCCGTATCCACCGTCTCCAAGATTATCAACAACTACAGTGATGTGTCCGAGGAAACCAAAGCACGGGTGTTGGAAATTATGAAAGAGACGGGATACACCCCTTCGAACTCCGCGAAAACATTAGCAACCAAAAAATCCAATTTAATCGGCATCATATTTGCGGGAAAGCTGAATGTCGATTTTACCCATCCTTTTTTTGTTGAAGTTCTCAATTCCTTTAAGAAGCAAATGGGGGTGCTTGGTTACGATCTGCTGTTTTTTTCGAATGAGAAATTCCAAGGGGATGACGCCGACTACCTTGGCCGATGCCGTCATTATCAGGTGGATGGCTGTGTCATTATATCCGGCGAGGAAATCGAGCCCTCCATTAAGGAGCTTGATGAGAGCGACATTCCGTGCATTGGGGTCGATATAGAACTGTTCGGCGAAATGTCGGGGCATATCATGTCCGATAATTATAAAATGTCCTCGAAGGTCGTGGAGCATTTCTATCTTCAAGGCCTCAGAGACTTGGGGTTCATCGGAGGCAGCAAGGAGTCTGAAATCTCCAACATGCGTGAGGCCGGTTATCGTAACGCCATGGAAAGCTTTGGACTTCCGGCCCGTGCGGAATGGTTCTTGAACGGTGAAGATTTTCATGAGGCAAGCGGATATAAAGCCATGACGCGGCTGATTCAAGCGGGTTCTCTCCCCCGCGCGATCTTTGCTGCCTCCGACCAGATTGCGATTGGAGCCATCCAAGCGCTTCAGGAACACGGTCTGAATGTCCCTGACGATGTATCGATCATCGGTTGTGACGACATTGAAGCGTGCAAATATACAACTCCCAAATTAACGACGATTCGGCAAAATAAAGAGAAAATCGGCCGCCTGGCAGCGCTCATGCTCTACGACCTAATCCATAAGCAATCACCCGTGAGCTCCTTTGTCGTTGAGCCTGAGCTCATCGTCCGTGAATCTTGCGGAAGCAATACGCATAACTATGGTTACTTTTGA
- the glnA gene encoding type I glutamate--ammonia ligase encodes MSVEKVLQTIKENNIEWVDFRFVDLSGRVHHISLPASEVDEETFVNGVAFDGSSIPGFRGIEESDMVMMPDPESCYIDPFTAHPTLNIMSNIYTPEGDAYERDPRGIAARAEQYLQEAGIGTAAFFAPESEFFLFDEVRYESSMNSSSYFVDSEEAHWNTNRKEEGGNLGFKVGVKGGYVPVAPVDTQQDIRSEMCRLLDEAGLRVERHHHEVATAGQAEINFRFDTLKKTADNLLIYKYIVHNTARQYGKTATFMPKPLFGDNGSGMHVHQSIFDGDTPLFYEKGAYANLSETAIHYIGGILYHAPALIALTNPSTNSFKRLVPGYEAPVNLVFSKGNRSAAVRIPVAAVTPKGCRIEFRTPDSTANPYLAFSAMLMAGLDGIKRKIDPTALGYGPFDKNIYELSDAEKKEIRSVPGSLDEALDALQADYEFLTEGGVFTQEFLENFIEFKRAEAKAVNIRVHPHEYSLYYDL; translated from the coding sequence ATGTCGGTAGAGAAAGTATTGCAAACCATTAAAGAGAACAATATTGAGTGGGTCGATTTTCGTTTTGTAGACTTGTCGGGACGGGTTCATCATATTAGCTTGCCGGCTTCAGAAGTAGACGAAGAAACATTCGTGAACGGGGTAGCATTTGATGGATCTTCTATTCCAGGATTCCGCGGCATTGAAGAATCGGATATGGTTATGATGCCTGATCCGGAGTCTTGCTATATCGATCCGTTTACAGCACATCCTACGCTTAACATTATGAGCAACATCTATACTCCGGAAGGGGATGCTTACGAGCGTGACCCGCGCGGTATCGCAGCTCGTGCCGAGCAATACCTTCAAGAGGCCGGTATCGGAACAGCGGCATTCTTTGCACCGGAATCCGAGTTCTTCCTGTTTGATGAAGTTCGCTATGAAAGTTCCATGAACAGCTCCAGCTATTTCGTAGACTCCGAGGAAGCGCATTGGAATACGAACCGTAAGGAAGAAGGCGGCAACCTTGGCTTCAAAGTTGGCGTTAAGGGCGGATATGTTCCAGTAGCGCCTGTGGATACGCAGCAAGATATCCGCAGCGAAATGTGTCGTTTGCTTGATGAAGCAGGACTTCGCGTTGAGCGTCACCACCATGAAGTAGCAACTGCCGGCCAAGCGGAAATCAACTTCCGTTTCGATACATTGAAAAAAACAGCTGACAATTTGTTGATCTATAAATATATCGTGCATAACACAGCGCGCCAATATGGCAAAACCGCTACGTTCATGCCGAAGCCATTGTTCGGGGATAACGGAAGCGGCATGCACGTTCACCAATCCATTTTCGATGGCGATACTCCATTGTTCTACGAGAAAGGCGCTTATGCGAACCTGAGCGAAACAGCGATCCACTATATCGGCGGTATTCTGTACCACGCGCCTGCATTGATCGCTTTGACAAACCCGAGCACCAACTCCTTCAAACGTCTGGTACCAGGCTATGAAGCACCGGTTAACCTCGTATTCTCGAAGGGCAACCGTTCTGCCGCAGTGAGGATTCCGGTTGCGGCCGTAACGCCTAAAGGCTGCCGCATCGAGTTCCGTACACCGGATTCCACGGCGAACCCTTACCTTGCATTCTCCGCTATGCTGATGGCTGGCTTGGACGGTATCAAGCGCAAAATCGATCCAACCGCACTCGGATATGGACCATTCGATAAAAACATCTATGAATTGTCTGACGCCGAGAAGAAAGAAATCCGCAGCGTACCGGGTTCCCTGGATGAAGCTTTGGATGCACTTCAAGCAGACTATGAATTCTTGACAGAAGGCGGCGTATTTACGCAAGAATTCCTCGAGAACTTCATCGAGTTCAAGCGTGCCGAAGCCAAAGCGGTTAATATCCGCGTTCATCCGCACGAGTACTCCCTGTACTACGATCTGTAA
- the aroF gene encoding 3-deoxy-7-phosphoheptulonate synthase codes for MIVITSNQIPEEQVQHIVSEIEKEGLQAHVSKGADRTVIGLIGSVNPKLAEHLRQMKGVENVVKISKSYKLASRDFHPDDTVIDIKGTKIGGGNLVVMGGPCAVESPQQIDEIAQLVKAAGGQVLRGGAFKPRTGPYSFQGVGVEGLIMMAEAGQKHGLLTITEVMTPEYVDICAEYADILQVGTRNMQNFDLLRKLGTCGKPVLLKRGFSATYDEFLNAAEYILAGGNPNVMLCERGIRTFETYTRNTLDLSAIPVLQGLSHLPVISDPSHGTGRRELVEPMSKASVAAGADGLIIEMHTDPDNSMTGDGVQSLFPDQFAALLKDLEQLAPLVGKSFATAKAPASEFARV; via the coding sequence ATGATCGTTATTACATCCAATCAAATACCAGAGGAACAAGTTCAGCATATTGTAAGCGAGATTGAGAAGGAAGGACTCCAGGCTCATGTATCCAAGGGAGCGGATCGTACCGTGATCGGGCTGATCGGCAGCGTAAACCCGAAGCTTGCGGAGCATCTTCGCCAAATGAAGGGCGTAGAGAATGTAGTTAAAATCTCCAAGTCCTACAAGCTTGCGAGTCGTGATTTCCATCCGGATGATACCGTCATTGATATTAAAGGCACCAAGATTGGCGGCGGCAATCTGGTCGTTATGGGTGGTCCATGCGCCGTGGAATCGCCGCAGCAGATTGACGAGATTGCGCAGCTGGTTAAGGCAGCAGGCGGACAAGTGCTTAGAGGCGGCGCGTTTAAGCCTCGCACGGGTCCATACAGCTTCCAGGGCGTTGGTGTCGAAGGTTTGATCATGATGGCGGAAGCCGGGCAAAAACACGGCCTGTTGACGATTACGGAGGTTATGACGCCCGAATACGTGGATATTTGTGCGGAGTACGCCGATATCCTGCAAGTGGGTACCCGCAATATGCAAAATTTCGACCTGCTTCGGAAACTGGGCACCTGCGGCAAGCCGGTTTTGCTGAAAAGAGGTTTCAGTGCAACCTATGATGAATTCCTGAATGCAGCGGAGTACATTCTTGCCGGCGGCAATCCGAATGTCATGCTCTGTGAACGTGGAATCCGAACATTCGAAACTTACACCCGCAATACGCTGGATTTATCTGCCATCCCTGTTTTACAAGGGTTGAGTCATCTTCCGGTCATCTCTGATCCGAGTCATGGAACGGGACGACGCGAGCTTGTCGAACCGATGTCCAAGGCATCCGTGGCGGCCGGAGCAGACGGCCTTATTATTGAGATGCATACAGACCCGGATAATTCCATGACAGGTGACGGGGTTCAATCCCTGTTCCCGGATCAATTCGCCGCACTGCTTAAAGACTTGGAGCAGCTGGCCCCATTGGTAGGCAAAAGCTTTGCGACCGCCAAAGCGCCTGCTTCTGAATTTGCGCGCGTATAG
- a CDS encoding sensor histidine kinase, translated as MISYCVFIIIPVLLVGNIANQVFIKSIREQTYNNIQGTLHQMSDNISYKMEDIVRVSDMLYFDSSFNNRLRYSESTWVSYDTMVNVLIPKLETAINTANSKIWLSIYLRNEELREIYNNYSYSDPLESNTRLFDIYQYERLVDKTWYKLYPQEENYGSTLEWKQVENDAGNGRISLLRRLIDISSIQLQEIGFVRINVSLEDMFESMDYNKIGDGTALYLSDAQGRVILSSGGVQTTVFKENELRNNGDLLIRKPIPVLGWNLIAVVPAEIVEKDTVKIRNLTLLICLICIAIFFIVSIVISKYFSLRVSKIVSVLDSFQEGAFHKRAQFKGNDEFTHIASALNDMGSNIGKLINEVYLADLQKKQAELESLHAQINPHFLYNTLSSISRLARFGMLDKLQRMVMDLAKFYRLSLNDGRNIISVKNELEQAQAYVDIQKIKYDERMQVTYDFEPEVVRYETVKLILQPFIENVLEHAWTGDYIHVRITARVLEDVLEFKIIDNGVGFPPGRVLDNTGGQDLTNAGYGIRNVDQRIKLHYGSEYGVTLFSRAGIGTTVRIVIPLVKRTVAEGRSKTLM; from the coding sequence ATGATTTCTTACTGTGTATTCATCATAATACCGGTATTGCTTGTAGGAAATATCGCGAACCAGGTATTTATCAAATCGATTAGAGAACAAACGTATAATAACATTCAAGGTACCCTGCACCAAATGAGTGATAATATTTCGTATAAAATGGAAGACATCGTCCGCGTTTCCGACATGCTCTACTTTGATTCGTCCTTTAATAACCGACTGCGTTATTCAGAAAGTACATGGGTAAGCTACGATACGATGGTCAATGTCCTGATTCCGAAGTTGGAAACGGCGATTAACACAGCGAACTCCAAGATTTGGCTGTCGATTTATTTACGGAATGAAGAGTTAAGGGAAATTTATAATAATTATAGTTACTCTGATCCGCTTGAATCCAACACGCGTTTATTTGATATATATCAGTATGAGCGTCTTGTGGATAAGACCTGGTACAAGCTCTATCCCCAAGAGGAAAACTATGGATCGACGCTGGAATGGAAGCAGGTTGAAAATGATGCGGGCAACGGTCGCATTTCACTTTTGCGCAGGCTGATCGACATCAGTTCTATACAGCTGCAGGAGATTGGATTCGTGCGAATCAATGTCAGTCTAGAAGATATGTTCGAAAGCATGGATTATAACAAAATCGGTGATGGGACAGCGTTATATTTGTCGGATGCGCAAGGCAGAGTCATTCTTTCTTCAGGCGGGGTACAGACAACCGTGTTTAAGGAGAACGAGCTGCGCAATAATGGAGACTTGCTTATTCGTAAGCCGATTCCCGTGCTCGGCTGGAATCTTATCGCGGTCGTTCCTGCAGAAATCGTGGAGAAAGATACGGTGAAAATCCGGAACCTCACCCTGCTTATTTGCCTCATTTGCATTGCTATATTTTTTATAGTCAGCATCGTAATATCCAAGTACTTCAGCTTACGCGTATCCAAGATCGTCTCTGTTTTGGATTCTTTTCAGGAAGGTGCATTTCATAAACGGGCTCAGTTCAAGGGAAATGATGAGTTTACACACATCGCTTCGGCCCTGAATGATATGGGCAGCAATATCGGCAAGCTGATTAATGAGGTGTATCTGGCCGACCTTCAGAAAAAACAAGCGGAACTGGAATCGCTGCATGCGCAGATTAATCCGCATTTCCTATACAACACCCTATCCTCCATTAGCCGTCTGGCGCGGTTTGGGATGCTGGATAAGCTGCAGCGCATGGTGATGGACTTAGCGAAGTTTTATCGCCTGTCTCTTAATGATGGACGGAATATCATCTCTGTGAAGAATGAGTTGGAACAGGCTCAGGCATATGTGGATATTCAAAAGATTAAATACGACGAACGCATGCAGGTTACTTATGATTTTGAGCCGGAAGTGGTCCGGTATGAAACCGTGAAATTGATTTTGCAGCCGTTTATCGAGAATGTGCTGGAGCATGCCTGGACCGGGGATTATATACATGTTCGAATTACCGCCAGAGTGCTGGAAGATGTTCTGGAATTTAAAATTATCGATAATGGCGTCGGGTTCCCGCCCGGCAGAGTTCTGGACAATACAGGCGGACAGGATCTAACCAATGCCGGATATGGCATTCGGAATGTGGATCAACGAATCAAACTTCACTATGGCAGCGAATACGGGGTTACATTATTCAGCCGTGCCGGTATTGGGACGACGGTAAGAATTGTGATCCCCCTCGTGAAGCGAACCGTAGCGGAAGGACGCAGCAAAACATTGATGTAA
- a CDS encoding response regulator, translated as MYKVLLADDEILDLEGMRSFIPWESLGMTVVDSVNNGFAAWEVLQREDIDILVTDVRMPNMTGIELAQKALKIHDELQVIFVSGYQDFSYVKQAIALNACNYVLKPMEDQELIEELTKVRIELDRLHDRKETERAYQLMVPILKNQYLLQILQKPYDGAMLGIIKREYQLHEMNWPVRVILLEVDDVSSWRSNHYEVENPSGLNEQYFTRLHKELESCGFRHICKVTDQRMAVLMDTTKGKEEIQSLLTALGQEYPLTVTVGEGGTANRLEELHPSYVMAEGALDYKMFRGKGKWILYNEVPTEDREDAKSLDIRLDSLFTAMTNYEIVKIHDEIEAIQLLASNIRSKFTVRNLGVYIILKLDAHLHTMHEDLFRMLGIELKNLDVLLQFETMDDIFSWLRMKVFEISEQLKFRKSSKNGRLVEEIIDNIRERVHENITLRDMANRFSFSPNYLGVLFKEETGYNFSDYVIKIRMERARDLLVSTKLKIYEVASQTGYQYLPYFSRQFKEMYGMTPLEYRRKHS; from the coding sequence ATCTATAAAGTGCTGCTGGCTGACGATGAAATATTGGACCTAGAGGGCATGAGGAGCTTTATTCCATGGGAGAGTCTTGGAATGACCGTGGTTGATTCGGTCAATAATGGATTTGCAGCATGGGAAGTCCTGCAACGAGAGGATATCGACATTCTTGTGACGGATGTACGCATGCCCAATATGACTGGTATTGAATTAGCGCAAAAAGCGCTGAAGATACATGATGAATTACAGGTTATTTTTGTGAGTGGTTACCAGGATTTCAGTTATGTTAAACAGGCAATCGCATTAAACGCTTGTAATTACGTGCTGAAGCCCATGGAGGACCAAGAGCTGATTGAAGAGTTGACCAAAGTTCGGATTGAGCTGGACAGGCTCCATGACCGCAAGGAAACAGAACGGGCTTATCAACTGATGGTACCGATTCTCAAAAATCAGTACCTGCTGCAAATTCTCCAGAAGCCTTATGACGGTGCCATGCTGGGTATTATTAAGCGGGAATACCAACTTCATGAGATGAACTGGCCCGTGCGAGTAATATTACTTGAAGTGGATGATGTCAGCTCCTGGCGGAGCAATCATTACGAGGTCGAGAATCCGAGTGGATTAAATGAGCAGTACTTCACGAGATTGCATAAAGAGCTGGAGAGTTGCGGATTCAGGCATATATGCAAGGTGACAGATCAGCGGATGGCAGTACTCATGGATACGACAAAAGGCAAGGAAGAGATTCAGTCATTACTGACGGCGCTAGGCCAAGAGTATCCCCTTACCGTGACCGTAGGTGAGGGAGGGACTGCGAATCGGCTTGAAGAACTTCATCCGTCCTACGTTATGGCAGAGGGTGCCCTTGACTATAAAATGTTTCGTGGAAAAGGGAAATGGATACTTTATAACGAAGTGCCGACAGAGGACCGGGAGGACGCCAAAAGCCTCGATATCAGGCTGGACTCTTTATTTACCGCTATGACGAATTATGAGATCGTCAAAATCCACGATGAGATCGAAGCCATACAACTGCTTGCATCCAATATCCGCTCCAAATTTACGGTTCGAAATCTTGGAGTATACATTATATTGAAGTTGGACGCGCATTTGCATACGATGCATGAAGACCTGTTTCGGATGCTGGGAATCGAACTGAAAAACCTCGATGTACTCTTGCAATTTGAAACGATGGACGATATTTTCTCGTGGTTAAGAATGAAAGTTTTTGAGATTTCGGAGCAATTGAAATTTCGCAAATCGTCCAAGAATGGACGTCTTGTTGAGGAGATTATTGATAATATACGAGAGCGGGTTCACGAGAATATTACGCTCCGGGATATGGCGAACCGTTTTTCCTTTTCTCCAAACTATCTAGGTGTTCTGTTTAAGGAAGAAACCGGTTATAATTTTAGTGATTATGTCATCAAAATTCGTATGGAGCGAGCCAGAGATCTATTAGTCAGCACGAAACTTAAAATATATGAAGTGGCTTCTCAAACAGGTTACCAGTATTTGCCCTATTTTAGTCGTCAATTCAAAGAGATGTATGGAATGACACCACTGGAGTATAGGCGTAAACACTCTTAA
- a CDS encoding extracellular solute-binding protein: MRLRKKSLATSVTALLAAALMLSACSGGTKTANPTPSDNGTTAPPTEAASDKFVLGEQPLDFSFYGHYDWYTMPTWGEDAATKWIKENKKVDVKAVNSQGNAQQKFNTMIASDELPDVIWLERGSDVEKLRENGMLVPYDDYLDKYPNLKEWLGEAGINMLRSPDGKLYQFPNWYTSQPNGNAGYVVNSKIYKELGEPKLETTDDLTKYLEAVKAKYGNSVVPYEPGIEGQGIDVLYSAFKENAMTRWITIRGVPNGDKLTSIFTDPTYRESMQYAAKLFRDKLISQDALTQTADQIKEKVMTGRVAVYAASSPTENAMNAHAELVAKDPEAGYFMIWPIHKEGLDKNKIFPGTYTQLGWNVSVITKAAKNPEAIFAFLDWYTGPEGQTLLMWGPEGGYWDGYEEDGITPKFTEKYVTDAAGLGKLQAETTNLQWNGNTVFIDTAKAKYESTLPEEERNWSTRWQYEITWKTQANATEFINLDPAPESEEGIIRQRVEDIYTEARAKALFAKDDAEVLAVLDKAEADAQAAGYDKLLAFKTTKWQENLAQMNGQK, from the coding sequence ATGAGGCTCAGAAAAAAATCTTTGGCCACATCGGTTACTGCGTTGTTAGCAGCGGCTTTAATGCTGTCAGCATGCAGCGGTGGTACTAAGACAGCTAACCCGACTCCTAGCGACAATGGAACCACCGCACCGCCAACAGAAGCAGCATCAGACAAGTTTGTACTGGGTGAGCAACCGCTTGATTTTAGCTTTTATGGTCACTATGACTGGTACACGATGCCAACATGGGGAGAAGATGCCGCAACGAAATGGATTAAAGAGAATAAAAAAGTCGATGTAAAAGCGGTTAACTCCCAAGGCAATGCTCAACAAAAATTCAACACGATGATTGCTTCCGACGAGCTTCCTGATGTTATTTGGCTGGAGCGGGGATCGGATGTTGAAAAATTGAGAGAAAACGGCATGCTCGTACCTTACGATGACTACTTGGATAAATATCCGAACTTGAAGGAATGGTTGGGTGAGGCAGGAATCAACATGCTTCGTTCCCCTGACGGCAAGCTGTATCAATTCCCTAACTGGTACACCAGCCAACCGAACGGTAATGCAGGTTATGTAGTCAACAGTAAAATTTATAAAGAGCTTGGCGAGCCTAAGCTGGAAACAACGGACGATTTGACTAAATACCTGGAAGCTGTCAAGGCGAAATACGGAAACTCTGTAGTTCCTTATGAACCAGGTATTGAAGGACAAGGGATTGATGTGTTGTACTCTGCTTTCAAAGAGAATGCAATGACACGTTGGATTACCATTCGTGGTGTGCCTAACGGAGATAAATTGACTTCGATCTTTACGGATCCAACATATCGCGAATCGATGCAATATGCAGCGAAGCTGTTCCGTGATAAACTGATTTCTCAAGATGCATTGACTCAAACCGCTGACCAAATCAAGGAAAAAGTAATGACAGGCCGCGTTGCTGTATATGCAGCTTCCAGCCCGACTGAAAATGCAATGAACGCACATGCGGAACTCGTTGCCAAAGATCCGGAAGCCGGTTATTTCATGATCTGGCCGATTCATAAGGAAGGTCTGGACAAGAATAAAATCTTCCCGGGAACCTATACTCAACTGGGTTGGAACGTAAGCGTTATTACGAAAGCTGCAAAAAATCCTGAAGCGATCTTTGCTTTCCTGGACTGGTATACAGGTCCTGAAGGTCAAACACTGTTAATGTGGGGACCGGAAGGCGGATATTGGGATGGATATGAAGAAGATGGTATAACGCCTAAGTTTACTGAGAAATATGTTACGGATGCTGCGGGTCTTGGCAAGTTGCAAGCGGAAACAACAAACCTCCAGTGGAACGGAAACACGGTATTTATTGATACAGCAAAAGCGAAATACGAAAGCACATTGCCAGAAGAAGAGCGTAACTGGTCAACTCGTTGGCAGTATGAAATAACTTGGAAAACTCAAGCAAATGCAACGGAATTCATCAATCTTGATCCGGCCCCAGAAAGCGAAGAAGGTATTATCCGTCAGCGTGTAGAAGATATCTACACAGAAGCTAGAGCGAAGGCGCTGTTTGCGAAGGACGATGCAGAAGTACTGGCTGTCTTGGACAAAGCAGAAGCGGATGCTCAAGCAGCTGGCTATGATAAACTTCTTGCATTCAAAACAACGAAATGGCAAGAAAACTTGGCTCAAATGAATGGTCAAAAGTAG
- a CDS encoding carbohydrate ABC transporter permease: MVRLGFGDRFMMIMIYIFLAFLAFVTFYPFWNALVVSFNSGADTSLGGVTFWPRDFTLENYGIVFQDKRLLNGFGISVARTIVGTITSILVTSIFAYGMTKRELIGRKYYMIMCIVTMYFGGGLIPSFMLIRGLGLMDSFWVFIIPGLVSVWNMIIFRTFFAGLPNGLEESAKIDGAGNWGIFFKIILPLSGPVIATLSLFTAVSHWNEWFLPSIYINKEELLPIQTILRQILNSNIMSEQMSNLDSASQAALSRMQSVTTKSLSMATMIVATVPIIMVYPFVQKHFVKGVLVGSLKE, encoded by the coding sequence TTGGTGCGTTTAGGATTCGGTGATCGTTTCATGATGATCATGATTTATATCTTTCTAGCATTTTTGGCCTTTGTGACGTTTTATCCTTTTTGGAACGCTCTTGTGGTTTCCTTTAACTCTGGAGCCGATACATCGCTTGGGGGAGTCACATTCTGGCCGAGGGATTTTACTTTGGAAAACTACGGTATCGTATTTCAGGATAAACGCCTGCTGAATGGCTTCGGAATATCGGTAGCCCGTACGATTGTGGGAACCATAACTTCGATTCTAGTGACCTCCATCTTCGCTTATGGCATGACCAAACGCGAACTGATCGGTCGTAAATATTACATGATTATGTGTATAGTCACCATGTATTTCGGTGGTGGTTTGATACCAAGCTTCATGCTGATTCGTGGTCTGGGCTTGATGGATTCGTTCTGGGTATTCATCATTCCTGGTTTGGTAAGTGTATGGAACATGATTATATTCCGTACCTTCTTTGCAGGGTTGCCTAATGGCTTGGAAGAGTCGGCAAAAATTGACGGGGCGGGCAATTGGGGGATCTTCTTTAAGATTATCCTGCCGCTATCCGGTCCGGTTATTGCAACATTGTCTTTGTTCACGGCAGTATCACACTGGAATGAATGGTTCCTACCGAGTATTTACATCAATAAAGAAGAATTGCTGCCCATTCAGACGATATTGCGTCAAATACTGAATTCCAACATTATGTCTGAACAGATGAGCAATTTGGACTCGGCATCTCAGGCCGCTTTATCTCGAATGCAGAGTGTGACCACGAAATCTTTGTCCATGGCTACAATGATTGTCGCTACGGTTCCGATCATCATGGTATACCCTTTTGTACAGAAGCATTTTGTTAAGGGAGTACTGGTGGGATCGTTGAAAGAGTAG